Proteins co-encoded in one Salvelinus sp. IW2-2015 linkage group LG17, ASM291031v2, whole genome shotgun sequence genomic window:
- the LOC111976902 gene encoding 5-hydroxytryptamine receptor 6-like: MDNSTLPGLEAATASGDAVNPLGSSNGSLSETSAWGISGSGPWLLACMLTLIILMTACGNTLLIALVFAQRSLRNTSNCFLVSLFLSDLMVALVVMPPAMLNVLYGAWVLWPGFCPVWLCFDVMCCSASILNLCVISLDRYLLIISPLRYKQRMTPPRALLLVGGAWGLAALTSFLPIKMNWHSLGHGSGHSPMHGAGSANVSTYPELSLWYHASYFQLSQSSGLSFQCCLRVTFPFALVASILTFFLPSSAICFTYCQILLAARRQARRVAALSQPPYPHHSPGEPSHPPSPGGGAAGHAHLEGDDYSHQEHPVSRHMPLSVNSERRLAHRQGRRAVKASLTLGVLLGLFFSAWLPFFITNMAQAVCECVPPALFDTITWLGYCNSTMNPIIYPLFMRDFKQALGRLLPCCSTHSPRRPSLALSLSLRNSGEPNLPTEPPSLASDPPQPPATATDAVNLFDDDHAGIELPLLLPNQVDTLD, translated from the exons ATGGACAACTCCACCTTACCTGGCTTAGAGGCAGCAACTGCAAGTGGGGATGCTGTTAACCCTTTAGGGAGCTCCAATGGCAGCTTGTCCGAAACCAGTGCCTGGGGCATCAGTGGCAGTGGTCCGTGGCTGTTGGCGTGCATGTTAACCCTCATCATCCTGATGACGGCTTGTGGCAACACTCTGTTGATCGCTCTGGTGTTTGCCCAACGCTCCTTACGCAACACCTCCAACTGTTTCCTggtgtctctcttcctgtctgaccTGATGGTGGCTCTGGTGGTGATGCCGCCGGCAATGCTCAATGTGCTGTACGGGGCCTGGGTGTTGTGGCCGGGCTTCTGCCCCGTGTGGCTCTGCTTCGACGTCATGTGCTGTAGTGCCTCCATTCTCAACCTGTGTGTGATCAGCCTGGACCGCTACCTCCTCATCATCTCGCCGCTGCGCTACAAGCAGAGGATGACCCCTCCACGGGCCCTGCTTCTGGTGGGAGGGGCCTGGGGTCTGGCCGCCCTCACCTCCTTCTTGCCCatcaagatgaactggcacagctTGGGTCATGGGAGTGGCCATTCCCCAATGCACGGGGCTGGCAGTGCCAACGTCAGCACATACCCAGAGCTGAGCTTGTGGTACCACGCCTCCTACTTCCAGCTGTCGCAGTCCAGTGGCCTGTCCTTCCAATGCTGTCTGCGGGTTACCTTTCCTTTTGCCCTGGTGGCATCCATCCTCACcttcttcctgccatccagtgcCATCTGCTTCACCTACTGTCAGATTCTCCTGGCGGCGCGGAGACAGGCGAGGCGGGTGGCGGCGCTAAGTCAACCTCCGTACCCGCACCATTCGCCTGGGGAGCCTTCTCACCCTCCGTCACCAGGTGGGGGCGCCGCCGGACATGCTCACCTCGAAGGAGATGACTACAGTCATCAGGAGCACCCTGTGTCACGCCACATGCCG TTGTCGGTGAACAGCGAGCGGCGGCTGGCCCACCGGCAGGGACGAAGGGCAGTGAAGGCCAGTCTGACCCTGGGAGTCCTGCTGGGCCTCTTCTTCAGCGCCTGGCTGCCCTTCTTCATCACCAACATGGCCCAG gcGGTATGCGAGTGTGTTCCCCCGGCGCTCTTTGACACCATCACCTGGCTGGGCTACTGTAACAGCACCATGAACCCCATCATCTACCCGCTGTTCATGCGTGACTTCAAACAGGCCCTGGGGAGGCTGCTGCCCTGCTGCTCCACCCACTCACCCCGCAGACCCTCACTggcgctctccctctccctccgcaACTCTGGCGAGCCCAACTTGCCCACGGAGCCCCCTTCCCTGGCCTCCGACCCCCCACAGCCCCCCGCCACCGCCACAGACGCCGTCAACCTGTTTGACGACGACCACGCTGGGATTGAGCTGCCTCTGCTGTTGCCCAATCAGGTGGACACGCTGGACtga